GATTGTTACACCATGTAAACCTAGAGCTCGAGAACCTCAGATCTGTCAAACCATTTGATGTCAAAAAATCTTGGAACTCCTTTACCTTCCTCTCATATGAGAAAGGCCTCCCCCCATCTTCTCCTGAGGATCAACAATACAGTTGAAGTCACCAGCCACCATCATAGGATACCCCTGATTAATCAACTGAGACACCTCCTCCCACAATATCCGTCTCTCCCTGAAGTCAGTACTAGCATTCATTGCAGCAAGGACCTATGAAACCCTActaccttccaaaatcactaTAACCACCTCCTGGTTACATATATGGAACACATCCAACCTACAAGAGCCCTGCGCCCAAGTGACAATGATGCCACCCGACAACCCCTGGGACTCCACTGCATAAAATTCCCACGAACGAGGAACCGCTCTCCTAGCCTTCTGTAGACTCCTCCCCGATAGTCGGGTCTCAAACAACACACATATATCCGGACTATGCTGCTGCACAATCCTACGGAAAGCCGGAGCAAAAGAAGGCTTCCCCGCGCCACGACAATTCCATAAGATGACCTTCATTGGTCACCTAAGGACACATCACAACCCCCTACCCCAGGGCTGCAATCATGGAACACCGCGTCTTCAATAGCCCCTCCACTCTCCAAACCTGCAGACCTCGCTCCCTGAGCTGCAACCTTCATCTGAGACACTATTCGATGGTGAGCCCTTCCATCATCGAGTTGTGCCAAATGGCACGGTAAGTCTCCAGTAGCTTCCACTGTTGCCGCAAGGCCTTCTGTCATCCCCCCTCTTGACTCTATATTGAGACCATCCAGGCGCTTGGGAAAACATAAATCACTCACAGCCTTTTTCCCCATTCCCAATTCACAGACAGAGCCACTGTGCCCCATGCCATATGGCACGCACTGATCTTGGAGTGTTCCCCCATACCGGCTGCACCCTCTGCCCCCGCACCCGGTCTGTCGCCGCTACCTGCTTCGCCATGGCTCTCCCCCATCGGAGCATTGTCGGCACCATGCGATcccgccgcctccagctcggatGAGCTCGCCGCTGCGAATAGTATCGGGGTCGAGCGCCTTCCAACCGACTCCGCCTCCCCGGACAGTCGCAGACCGAAGCTCCCACCTCTGTGCACCTGCTCCCTCCGGGGAGGTCAACCGCGTGCCGTCGCAAGGGGCGGGGGGGAGCTTTTGCACCTCCGTCGGAAACTAGCCCCCGGCCGCCCTGCCTTCGCCGCAGATGGCACCGTCCCTCCTTTGGGGTTGGACGGGCCTCCCATCGCTTGGCCCGCCGCCTTGGGTGTGCTCCTCGCTCGTTTCGACGGGCTCGGGCCCGGCCAGCCCGAACACTACCCACTACTGGGAATGGGCCTATCCGTAGCCCGGCCCAGGTCGTTGTTGGCCCGGCTGCCAGAGCTCTCGCCCAACTCGACTCCCGACCCGGGTCCAAGCGCGAGTTGACTCGGACCGCCCGTGGACCCGCCCACTGCTACAGAGACTTCCTTCTCCGGCGTCCGCCGACGAGCCACCTTGATCGGCTTCTGCCACCCCTCGAGATCCGCCGGGGAGGTCGAAGAAGACGACCCATCCCCCTTCACACCTGACCCGGGGGTGGGGATGTGGGCACCAAGCTCTTCCGTACCTTGGGCTCGTTCACCTCCTTCCTCCGATTCGCCGACACCGGTGCCCGTCGGAAACCGAACCGGTTAGTAACCAACCATGGATCGTAAGCCCTCTCCTCCCCCCAGACCCATCTCCCTTCCTGGCCTCCTGCTAAAGGCCACAAACTTTTAGTCACATACTACTTGAGTAGTGAAAAAGATTGTGCTTATAAGGAGTCTCTATCCCTTTTCTCTCAGAAGGCACCTTTTGGACAAAGCCGTGAGGGATATTTTCAGTCCTGAAAAGACGGAAGGCcttcccaaagcggacaatacctcttgGGGGATGCAACCCCTTTTTCTGCTCTAACAGGCATTATTGCTAAACATTTAGTGAAAAATTCTGATGAAAATAAAGTTGCCAgggcaaaaagaaaaattttgggtACATTTTCTACCACTATATATAGatctatatgttttttagaGAGCAATTATTTTTGCTCTATATATATAAACTATTTTTAGAAAcacattattttctattataaaaGGTGTTGCTCTATAAACAAAGAGAAATGGAGGAAAAGGATTCATGTAGCTGATCCCAATTAATTCGAAATTAGAGCTGAGTATTGGAAAGTATGTGTAGTCCAAAAGTATCCAAGGGGATTTATATGGAGCTTCAAGTGATGACTAAACATGCACATGGTGTATCACTTGCCTCTCGTATGTGTTGAGGATACCAACAAGTTTCAAATCCACCAAAAGTATTACAAGTAGAAATTCAAGATGGATCCACTTTTGTCATGTCCATCATCAGAGTTGTCATTTCAGTGCAACATGAATGGTATCGATTGGAGGTTGGATGAGGAAGTTGAGGCCAATTTATTAAGGATCTCCTACTGTTAATGTAGTTCGACTTATTCATAAGAACAATATTTCACAATCacttaaactaaaagcatttGTCATCTTTAtagttaatttttctttttttttttcttcaagaaatactTGCCAAATAAGCTGGAAATCCTACTTGACTAATTATGAAATGTCGTTTGTAATTATCCTTTTACAATGCAAATTTGAAAAGGCCAGAGCCATAGAAAACCTCCACTAGGTATACCTCATGTACTCTTACCTTTTCATCATAGTATAAATAGAATTGAACTTTTGAGTGTTTTTGGTGAGTATTATTAGCGGTGTTAATATGCTTTCTTTATGGTTCGACTCTATAGCAATTTTGGTAAGTATTACATCCCAAACTCACTGCACAAGTTGGGCTAGCTTATGTTGCACGGCTACATATCTTAGCGGGTGAGGTTCCATAAAGTATGCAATACCTCAATCCTATATAACAACTTAATAATGATGACGACGACAACATATATgctattttaaacaaaaaaattgatTGTGGCTCTTAAAATAAAAGCAATCCACTCTTCTAACATGAAATATTATGTTAGCCACAAAGTCTGAGCACAACTGCCAACATCAAATCCATATCAAACCAAAGCACAATATTGTATTTAGTTTAATCACTAAAGTTCTAAAATCTCTAAATAGCTAATGAATCTGGAAACACTACtagaactctctctctctcgctctctctctctctctctctctctctctctctctctctctctctctatatatatatatatatatatatatatatatatatatatatatatatatatatatatatatatatatatatatatatatataacgagCGGCTGGAAATAACTATAGGCATCTTACTCCTCTAAAAGATATTAAAAGAGAGGGTTTGAGGTTGATGGCTCAAAAAGTATACCTCCAAGCATGTACAAAATATATCCTGGAAGTATATGAATGCAAATCACGaaataaacaaaaggaaaattaaaatacaattgtCATAAATTGTCCATGCCATATAAACATATCCTTAATGgcgctatctttttttttctcatctcCTACTCCAACTTGAACATCTGAACTAATCAAATGGActtagccttatttcttattagCTGGGCTGGGTATCATATCAAATATTAAACATAACTTTATTATCTTTGTAATACTAATATAAGGTAGATTCACATGCTGATGCCATGTCTTGACTAGTATTATACAAAATGAGATATTTGATATACTTTGATTGCCCTAGTATCCAAGACCAAAGAAAACCTAATTGCCCATCCTTTCTAGCTTGATTGCTCTCCATTATTATTAGGCATTGATAGTGTGTGGTAGATGCAGGGGCTAGCCTATCTTAGTTATCTACGTTTAGCGTGGTACGTAGTCTATCTAAGTTATCTACATTTAGCATGGTACAATGATGGAGGCCAGAGAATGTCATGCACAAGCATTGTTACTTTCCATGGCAGAGCTACAATTTACTTGGGTATGGATATATAGTCTATGTTGTGGAGCACTTGCCAGCTTTAAAGATTTGGTTTGAGGGAGAGTTGCATGTAGTCATCATCTAGATTTCATGCTTGGAGCATCTGCATTgtcacaacccaggacctccttatccaaaaaggctaatcaaaaagtattatttgagtttttggCCTTGTATGAGTATCTAAGATCTATCTAGTGcatagtcgatgtgggactaaacattcGCCTGTATAAATCCTCACTTACTTCTTCCATTTGAGCCCTAGCATCCTCACCCATCCTTGCCAGGTTAAGGATTCAGATCTATTTAAATCCAATAACAAATACCATTATCGGTCTGTTAGTCCTAAAGGGCCCGTATTATAATATTCTCTAGTTCATACGGGCCACAAGTCGAGTCTactttgatatcatttgtaacaactcaagatctcatctaaaaaggctagttagaaggtattatttggttcCTTGGTCTTGTAAGACAAAGCCGATATAAGACAAAGCATATGCCTGCCTGGTCCTCACATGCATTCTTTAAAGATTTGGTTCGAGGGCAAGTAGCATGTCATCATCACTTAGATTTAAGCTATCCCATTTCGCCTGCTGATGTTTACCTACTAGTGCTTGACGTCTGGAGATTGACTGTCCATGTTTACCCCTATGTTGCTCAGCATTCTATGGACTGCTTGTGAGGGGGTCTTTCCCTCAACATCTTAGTGACAAATTATACTATCGCATTCCCTTTACCCGAATAAGAAGAAAAGGTTTATTGCTTTCAACTCTAAGGACATGCTGTCTATAAGTGAATTGGCAGGAAGTCACCTCACGCCTGTGCTTTCAGCTCCCAGCCAGCCAAAGTCACTTTCTATATTTTCGAATTGGGATTCTCTCATGGTGGAAACTCACTTCAAGCCACTTGAGGACAACGAAATGCCCGACCCGACTTCTCTTACACCCAAAGACGCCTTAAAGATGAGGCCCTGTCCTTCTTTCAGTTGTTGTTGCTGCTAATTCTTTCACAAGCAACTCCTAATGCTCAAGATGTGGCCAACAACATGTGGTTCAAAGATTAGGGGAGAAGTATGGCTCGGAGGTAAGATGACAATAGGGCATCCTGGTAGTGGAACTAGAATTGGGCTTAAGTGGAAGCATTTTGAGAGAGATTAGATCTCATTCCTTTCACTCTTAATTTGATGGTTGACTCATGGTCAAAATGTTAATTGATGCAATCCAGAGATGCTTAACCCTATGGTTTCCCTTAATTAGATGATTGACTCTAGACCCACCAATCAGTCTCGATTAAGTCATAGTTAGGAAATCAATTATGTATTTGGTTATAGAAATAGAAACTTATACGTCCAATACTTATCTCTTGGGTAAGATATAAGCTTTTAGATCCATTGAATAATTGGTCAACATAAAGCGATGGTCAAGGCCCCTACGGAAGATGAAAAATGGCGAGCACTGAAATGAGAAAGAAACGAGTGACGCAAGACGACTTCAGTTCATACGTGAAAGTGCTTCGAAAGGCGTCAGCAGGTGCGCGGAGCCGGAGCCCGGCATGTTTGCCCGCTGGGCCGAGTGGTCGCCCACTTAAGAGAGGaggttaataaagaaaaaaatgtttttttggAGCCCCAAGTAAAAGGtataaaatttttgaataaGATGTTTATACATGTACTATGACTTCATTTTAGTTGCTATTTTAAGTATTGAGATAACCAACTAACCTCTGATACTACTTGCCTAGTtggctaaataaataaataagttttaAAGTCAATTAGATATTTACTAAAGGACATAAGACCTAGCTTGAGAAATAGATATGCAATCTAGATAAGCAATTTtaggatatatatattttggttATCTTGGAAGGGTATTGTCGACAATAGGAGTTGATATAACTTCTAGTTATGTTTAACTTATGTTTTTTCACCTAAAAAGAGCTGTATTTGGTTGCCCATAAGTGGATGTTCGGGAATTCTTCAGGTCACTTCATGACATACAAGTATTGGAACTAACTTCTGCCGAGTCAAGTCAGAAACTAAGGATGCAAAGTTAGAAGTCAAGAAAGTTGGGGTAGTATTAAAAAAGAGCAGGTTTTATGGCTCAATTGAATTAACGAATCAGAAAAAGATTacctgatatttttttttaattttatgtttgcTCGAGACCttaattgaatcaagttagcTAAGTGATCATCGAACTAGACCAAGTTATTGCCAAGTTTATGAGACTTGATGGATAAGAAAGTGATGCGGAAACATGATCTTGTTTCTCTATCAAGGACAATGAGAGATGGTCGTGATCTTTTTCTGTATATGTGAAGACTAGTTTACTGTAAGTATCAAGTAAAGAAAATTTAGTGTTTCTCTTTTTCATATTtaaagtatatatattttagaGTAAATAGCTTGAACATAATTGACTTCCGCAGTGTCCGATAGCTTTTTTGACAACATTATTCCTctattttgattttgttttcgCATGTAAATATATTTGAAATCATGATTTCATAAAAAACATGCATAATATACACATGtaatatagatacatacatatatacatacatgcagaTATTAtgggtatgtatatatatggtatatatgtatatataatacATGACTCATTCAAGTCACCAAGTTGACCCTTTCcagtcaacaaaaaaaaaaaaaaggatgagcCGAGTCTGCCATGCTTTCTACACGCCCGAAGTGATTTTGGGTGGCCACTtgtagtaaaatattttttattattctcaTCTCACCAAAACAAAGTAAGTAAAGAATTTCACTGGTAATTTTGTAAGTAAAGAATTTCCCTGGCCCAGCGCGTCCAAGGCCTGCGGCCCTGTGGCGAGTCGGGCCCGCAGGCCGGGCGACCCAAATCCCTTATATTGCTGACTACATTTGGTAACTAAAGAATTTCACtggtaatttttaaatatatacgtGGTATAAAAAGGATGGGATTGCTAGTCTCTAATTATCCCCAACAAGACCGAGCTATCCCAATTGTAATTGTACCTCCTTAACCCGAGAATAATTAGGACAAACTATCCAAATAAAACTTTCACACGTAACATTGCTCTTTATTAAATACTATAAAACTTTAACATTTAcaagagaaagtacttttaataTTAAAACTGATAATAAATAACATTACATGGCACTTTTAATAATTGAATAATGACCTAAAACATATAGATGGTTGAACCCACCATATAAGGCTAACCTGAATAATTAGCAATGGTCGAGCAGCTTAAAGCACAACAGCACTAGAATATCTATAGGCCAGAGTTGCAGGCCTCGGCCAATGATTTCTCGACATGTAGACAAAGATGGAACAACACAAACATGGACTCCAAACAgatcaaagaaacaaaaacccgttctctttctttttctttacataaAGATAAGAAGTTCACCAAGATATAATAGACTCGCAaagaaaactaaagaaaaactaGGCGTTTCACTGGATGTTAATGTCAATGACCTTGCGCTCGACCTTGGTCTTGGGGATGGTAATCAGCAGCACCCCGTTCTTGAGCTCTGCCTTCACCTTGTCCCTGTCGCAGTTGTCCGGCAGCAGCATCCGGGTGTCGTACGAGCTCGTGCTCCTTCCCCTCCACCACGTATCCTCTCCTTTgcttcctccctcctcctccttcttgtgCTCTCCTCTGATCACCAGAACGTCATCCTCCACAGACACCTTCACCTCCTCCTTGGACAGCCCCGGCATGTCGAACCTCATCTTCACCTCGTTCTCGTTCTCCATGATGTCCCACGGCGCCCTCACCTCCCCCACCGACGTCCGACCCGATCCCGGGAACGACATCGCGTCCTCGAAGATCCGGTCCATCGTCTCCAGCATCTGCCTCATCGTCTTCATCGGCGACAGCGGATCCACAATCCCTACAAAACGTATTCGAAAAAGTCTGTGACCACTTTGAAACCAAAGTGTATGCGAGCAACTTATAAAAAATCTTAATTAGATTTGTTGCTGCTTACCGAAAGGAGAGATGTCGAGAGTGGAGCGGCGGGGCCGCCGCTCGACGGCGGCGCCTTTCTTGTTGGCGTTCTGGTCGACGTGCACCTCGACGGCGGAGCCTTCCTTGTTTTCAGGTGCGGCGGAAGCGACGATGGAGGAACGAGGGTGCTTCATTGGGAAAGATACCACGAGCCTGTGGGGTCTCAAGTTCTGCCTGGAGAAAAGGGACGACGAGGGAGTGGAAGGAATGAGATTTGTGACGGCGGACGCGGCGGCAGCAGCCATGGTTGGTAGAAAGCAAAGGTTGAGGACGAGAAGATTGCTTGGTTGCTGAATTCAAGCTTGAGTTTGGCCTGTTGGGAAACAGAGGCTAAGTGGCTGAAGGTTATAAAAGCAGGGGAAAGAGGAGTCCGGAAGGGCCTGGGAGACCTGAGAAGGTTCTCTACTTGGATCGCAAGATAAGGACGTCGGATGCCTTCTCGCTCATTCAAGAATGCCCGAGGGTATTCGAGACGGATCCTTGGCTTTACCGTGGGGCCACGAGGTCAGGGAATGAGCCAAAAGTGTCCCCGACTGATCGCTTTGAGATCCGTGTACAAGATGGATGGAGAAGTTCGCAGAGCTTTGTGATATGTGCGCAGggtgatccaacggtggattcgTGCGAAGACCGCTTCATCAACATTGCCAATATCCTAACCAAGGCCGGTGGAGGGTATGCAAGTCTTTGACGCCTCAAATTTGGGAGATGCATCTATTAAttcttaatttcaaaatattttcttgttttattactttatTTTAGAGTTTGAGTCTATTAATTCTCAACTTCAatgtatttcttcttttttttcctttagttAGCAACGAAATTAGATGCAGCTTTCTTGATGCTTAATGGGTTTGATTAATTCTAAGGCAAACAAAGATTAATTTGTAATTGAATAAAGTTACCGCATC
Above is a genomic segment from Phoenix dactylifera cultivar Barhee BC4 chromosome 2, palm_55x_up_171113_PBpolish2nd_filt_p, whole genome shotgun sequence containing:
- the LOC103722921 gene encoding small heat shock protein, chloroplastic, with protein sequence MAAAAASAVTNLIPSTPSSSLFSRQNLRPHRLVVSFPMKHPRSSIVASAAPENKEGSAVEVHVDQNANKKGAAVERRPRRSTLDISPFGIVDPLSPMKTMRQMLETMDRIFEDAMSFPGSGRTSVGEVRAPWDIMENENEVKMRFDMPGLSKEEVKVSVEDDVLVIRGEHKKEEEGGSKGEDTWWRGRSTSSYDTRMLLPDNCDRDKVKAELKNGVLLITIPKTKVERKVIDINIQ